Within the Streptomyces sp. NBC_00353 genome, the region CCGTTCTCGGACGGCAGGAACTTCCCCGGCATCTTCGAGGACGGCGAGGCCTGGCAGGCCGACCAGTCCAAGGTCACCGACATCGGCAAGATCGCACTGGTCGTCAACCTGCTGACCGAGGACAACCTCCCCAGCTACCACCACGAGATCGCCTCCCTCTTCGGCCGTGACGGCGCCTGGGGCACCTGGGTGCACCGCTGGACCGCCGAGGAGGGCCGGCACGGCATCGTGATGCGCGACTACCTGCTCACTTCGCGGGCGGTCGACCCGGACAAGCTGGAGCAGTTCCGGATGGCGCACATGGCGGAGGGCTTCGAGTCCGACAACCGCCACTCGATGCTGCACTCGGTGGCGTACGTCGCTTTCCAGGAGCTCGCGACCCGCGTCTCGCACCGCAACACCGGTCACCAGTCGGGCGACCCCGTCTGCGACCGCATGCTGTCGCGCATCGCCACCGACGAGAACCTGCACATGGTCTTCTACCGCAACCTGCTCGGTGCGGCCTTCGAGCTCGCCCCGGACCTGACGATGCAGGCCGTGCGCGACGTCGTGGTCAACTTCCGGATGCCCGGCCACGGGATGCCCGGCTTCGAGCGGGCCGCCGCGCAGATGGCGATCGGCGAGATCTACAACATGCGGATCCACCACGACGACGTGATCCAGCCCGTGCTGCGCTACCTGAAGGTCCTGGACATCGACGGGCTCGGCCCGGACGGACTGAAGGCGCAGGAGGAGCTGGGGCTGTACATGGGCGGCCTGGACAGCGAGGCCGCCAAGTTCGACGAGAAGCTGGCCGCGCGCAAGGCGCGGATGGCAGCCCGCGCGGGCGCCTGACCCACGGACCCCACAGCTCATCGACGGCCCACGAGCCCGCTCACTCGTGGGCCGTTCTGCGTGGA harbors:
- a CDS encoding acyl-ACP desaturase, translating into MTITSPHLGSSQAWTDAQLLYALEEVVEKELNRHLKVAKDWMPHEYVPFSDGRNFPGIFEDGEAWQADQSKVTDIGKIALVVNLLTEDNLPSYHHEIASLFGRDGAWGTWVHRWTAEEGRHGIVMRDYLLTSRAVDPDKLEQFRMAHMAEGFESDNRHSMLHSVAYVAFQELATRVSHRNTGHQSGDPVCDRMLSRIATDENLHMVFYRNLLGAAFELAPDLTMQAVRDVVVNFRMPGHGMPGFERAAAQMAIGEIYNMRIHHDDVIQPVLRYLKVLDIDGLGPDGLKAQEELGLYMGGLDSEAAKFDEKLAARKARMAARAGA